Proteins from a single region of Mytilus trossulus isolate FHL-02 chromosome 2, PNRI_Mtr1.1.1.hap1, whole genome shotgun sequence:
- the LOC134707173 gene encoding ATP-dependent zinc metalloprotease YME1L1-like has protein sequence MLSNSIYQPQVVAALSQFSSLLSSARTGSSSGTYRRINTQRTNRKTKQIASQAAKQTDEVKKATKEFEIDINDVVALPSQINIQELSPHMSLIHKGCHVSHVSTDTFFENKSGLSEKFVNSDVHQEVQRILRTEPFRKLLKTCTNNLYYQQTRGFKTHRLKTVGMGGQKSESELNKFVNILFQDKSGQKPVEGEKFKAMHQKHSGDHATQQELKISFADGYLARDPTHKKHYFDNVIQGLLKSAVYLFCLYVILKLVASNLMGRGSGVGGLSILKQEPFEIAPEDVHVTFDDVKGIDTAKDELMEVVDFLKDPDKYTVLGAKLPKGVLLVGPPGIGKTLLARAVAGEAGVPFFQCSGSEFDEMFVGLGAKRIRDLFRQAKEKGTCVIFIDEIDSVGAKRTSSELHPYANQTINQLLAEMDGFAQNENIIVLGATNRIDHLDKALRRKGRFDVEVRVFPPDLKGRRDILNLYLGKVKADKNIKVEDIAKGTTGFNGADIQDLVNQAALKAAMEGEDMVYEKHLYWARDKVLMGPENKNKIPDENTNWNTAYHEAGHTIVAYFTKEATALHQVTIRARGVSLGHTSFIPETEEYNQTKAKLSAEMDVAMGGRVAEEIIFGSDHVTTGASSDFQSASRIATAMVTKLGMSDKIGVRVFDIQQQDGGLGFIMVNQYSEAVTKEIDSEIKRLLQESYDRAKKILTNHSEQHKELAKMLMKYETLNKEEIKLVMDGKPLNKKVFS, from the exons GTTGTTGCTGCATTGTCACAGTTTTCTTCTTTATTGAGCTCTGCCAGAACAGGATCTAGTTCTGGTACCTATAGAAGAATAAATACTCAAAGAACCAACAGAAAGACAAAGCAAATAGCTAGTCAAGCAGCCAAACAAACAGATGAAGTTAAAAAGGCAACAAAG GAATTTGAGATAGATATCAATGATGTTGTTGCACTGCCATCACAGATCAACATTCAGGAGTTGTCTCCCCACATGTCTTTGATTCATAAAGGTTGTCATGTGTCCCATGTCTCAACtgacacattttttgaaaacaaatcgg gattatcagaaaaatttgtaaacagtgaTGTCCATCAAGAAGTTCAAAGAATTTTAAGAACAGAACCTTTTAGAAAACTGCTgaaaacatgtacaaataatCTCT ATTATCAGCAAACAAGAGGATTTAAAACACACAGATTGAAAACTGTAGGAATGGGAGGACAGAAATCAGAATCTGAATTAAATAAA TTTGTGAATATATTGTTTCAAGATAAAAGTGGACAAAAACCAGTTGAAGGGGAGAAATTTAAAGCAATGCATCAAAAGCATTCAGGGGACCATGCAACACAACaagaattaaaaatatcttttgctGATGGTTATCTTGCAAGAGATCCTACACACAAGAAGCATTACTTTGATAATGTTATACAGGGATTATTGAAGTCAGCTGTCTATCTGTTCTGTTTGTATGTTATACTCAAACTGGTTGCCAGCAATTTAATGGGTAGAG GTTCTGGAGTAGGTGGACTTAGTATTCTGAAACAGGAACCATTTGAAATAGCACCTGAAGATGTACATGTTACCTTTGATGACGTTAAAGGG ATTGATACAGCTAAAGATGAGTTGATGGAGGTTGTTGATTTTCTTAAAGATCCTGATAAATATACAGTGTTAGGGGCCAAACTCCCAAAAG GTGTTTTATTGGTAGGACCACCAGGAATTGGTAAAACTTTGTTAGCCAGAGCAGTAGCAG gTGAAGCAGGAGTGCCATTCTTTCAGTGCTCTGGATCTGAATTTGATGAAATGTTTGTTGGTCTAGGTGCAAAAAGAATCAGAGACTTGTTCA GACAAGCCAAAGAAaagggaacctgtgtgatattcATTGATGAAATAGATAGTGTAGGTGCTAAGAGAACAAGTTCTGAGTTACATCCTTATGCTAATCAGACTATTAACCAACTCCTGGCTGAGATGGATGG gTTTGCACAGAATGAAAATATCATAGTATTGGGAGCAACAAATAGAATTGACCATCTAGACAA GGCATTACGGAGAAAGGGTAGATTTGATGTTGAAGTAAGAGTTTTCCCTCCAGATCTGAAAGGAAGAAGAGATATCTTAAATCTGTACCTTGGTAAAGTTAAAGCTGACAAAA atataaaagTAGAAGATATAGCCAAGGGAACAACAGGTTTTAATG GTGCTGACATACAGGACTTGGTAAACCAAGCAGCTTTAAAAGCAGCCATGGAAGGAGAAGATATGGTCTATGAAAAACACTTATACTGGGCCAGGGATAAAGTTTTGATGG GacctgaaaacaaaaataagatacCAGATGAGAATACCAATTGGAATACAGCTTATCATGAAGCAGGACATACCATTGTTGCATATTTTACTAAAGAGGCCACAGCCCTTCACCAAGTAACAATCAGAGCCAGAGGTGTTTCTCTAGGTCAC ACCTCCTTCATCCCTGAGACAGAGGAATACAATCAGACCAAGGCAAAACTTTCAGCAGAAATGGATGTAGCAATGGGAGGAAGAGTGGCTGAGGAAATCATCTTTGGAAGTGATCATGTCACAACAG GTGCAAGCAGTGACTTTCAGAGTGCTTCAAGGATAGCAACAGCAATGGTGACAAAGTTGGGAATGTCAGATAAG atTGGAGTTCGTGTGTTTGACATCCAGCAACAAGATGGCGGGCTTGGCTTTATAATGGTGAATCAATACAGTGAAGCTGTGACGAAAGAAATAGATTCAGAAATAAAACGTCTTCTTCAG GAATCTTATGACAGAGCTAAGAAGATTTTGACAAACCACTCAGAACAACATAAAGAACTTGCCAAAATGTTAATGAAATATGAAACATTAAACAAAGAGGAAATTAAACTTGTGATGGACGGCAAACCACTCAACAAAAAAGTTTTCAGTTGA